Within Massilia endophytica, the genomic segment GGCGTTGCCGCTCTTGATGCACAGGCCGGCCGCGTCCACCGTGACGTTGGGCCGGGCTTCGTAGATGATGCCGATCACGCCCAGGGGCACGCGCATCTGCCCCACCTGGATGCCGCTGGGGCGGAATTTGAGGCCGCTGATTTCGCCGATGGGGTCGGGCAGGGCCGCGATCTGGCGCAGGCCTTCGACCATGGTGGCAATGGCCTTGTCCGACAGGGCCAGGCGGTCGAGCATGGCCGGGGCCAGGCCGCTGGCGCGGGCCGCGTCCAGGTCCTGCTGGTTGGCCGCGCGCAGCAGGGCGGCGTCGCGCTCGATGGCTTCGGCGATCAGCAGGAGGGCCCGGTTGCGCGTGGCGCTGTCGGCGCGCGCCATGGCGCGCGAGGCGGCGCGGGCGCGCCGGCCCAGCTCCTGCATGTACTGCGCCACGTCGGGCGCCTTGTCCTGCGGGGTGTTCATGTTTGTCCTTTTGCCACTTTGAGCGCCAGCTGCAGCATGGCGTCCCACGCGTCGCCCGCAAAAGCGCGGGCGCGCAGTCCCTTGACCATCTTGTCGACCTGGGCGGCCTGCTGCAGGGCCGCTTCCAGCGCGCCCTGCGAGAGGCGGCGCAGGGCCGGTTCCATCATGCGTTCGCGCGGGCCCCAGATGCGGTGTTCCTTGAGCAGGGCGCTTAAGGGGCGGCCCTGGGCCATCCCGGCCTTCAATTTTAGCAGCGTGCGCAGTTCTTCACTCACGGCCCACAGCACGAGCGGCAGGGCCTCGCCCTCCCCTTTCAGGCCTTCGAGCATGCGCACGAGGCGCGCGGGGTCGCCCGCCAGCATCGCCTCGCTCAGCTTGAACACATCGTAGCGGGCCACATTGAGCACGGCGTCCTGCACCTGCTCGTGACTGAGCTTGCCCGGCGGGTGCAAGAGGCCCAGTTTCTGGATCTCCTGGTGGGCCGCCAGCAGGTTGCCTTCCACCCGGTCGGCGATGAAGTCCAGGCTCGCCCGCTCGGCGCTCTGCTCCTGGGCTGCCAGGCGCAGGGCGATCCAGTTGGGGAGCTGGGCCCGTTCCACATTGGGGATCTCGATGTAGACGGCGGCCTGCTGCAGGGCGCCCACCCAGGCCGCCTTGGCGGTCTGCCAGTCCAGCTTGGGCAGGGTGATGAGGGTGAGGTTGTCCGGGCCCAGGTCCTTCACATAGCTTTGCAGGGCGGCGCCGCCGTCCTTGCCCGGCTTGCCGGTGGGGATGCGCAGCTCGATCAGCTTCTTGTCGCCGAAGAGGGACAGGGCCTGGTTGGCGGCCAGCAGTTCGCCCCACTTGAAGCTGCGCTCCACGGTGAGCACCTCGCGCTCCGTGTAGCCCTGGACGCGGGCGGCGCGCCGGATCCTGTCGGCCGCCTCCAGGGCGAGCAGGTGCTCGTCGCTGGTGATGACGTAGAGCGGCGACAGGGGTTTGGCCAGGTGGCCGTCCAGCGCTTCGGCCCGCAGCTGCATGGCGCGCCTTACTGCTGCGCCGCCGCGGGCGCGGGGGCGGTGGTGGGCGCCGCTGCCAGCTTGATGGCGGCCATGCGGCGCATCATCTGCTGCACCAGGTCGGTCTGCATGTCCTTGTACAGCAGGGCCTCTTCCTGCTCCTTGGCCAGGAGCTGGGTTTCGTTGAAGGTGATGGGGCGGGTCAGCACGATCTGGGTCGGGGCCAGGAGCTCGTTGCCCGCCTTGTCCTTGACGCGGAAGACGATGTTGTAGCTCAGGAGGTATTCGCGCACCCGGCCATTGCTGTTCAGGGACAGGATGGACTTGCTGCGTGTTTTCTCGGGATCGGTGATCACCTCCACCACCCCGTCCGCGTATTTCGGGTCGCTCACCACGGCGGTGTGGCCGTTGACGCGGATATTGCGTTTCAGGTCGATGGCCAGGGGCGAGGATTCGGGCAGGCCGATGTACATGGCCTGGAACGGCAGCGTGTAGTTGCCGCCCGAGCCGCGCAGGTGGAAGCCGCAGCCCGCCACGCTGCCCGCGAGGGCGGCGCATAGGAGCAGGCGGGCGGGGAGGGAAGTTTTCATGATCACACCACGATGTTAACCAGCTTGCCGGGAACGACGATGATCTTCTTCGGCGCGCCTTCCATGAACTTCTGCACGCTCTCTTCGGCCAGGGCGGCGGCCTCGATGGCGGCCTTGTCGGCGCCCTTGGCCACTTTCACCGAGCCGCGCAGCTTGCCGTTCACCTGGATCATGAGCTCGATCTCGCTCTGCTCCAGCGCGGCCGGGTCGACCTGCGGCCAGGGCGCGTCCAGGATGTCGCCCGCATAGCCCAGCTCCTGCCACAGCACGTGGGTGATGTGGGGCGCCACGGGGTTCAGCAGGCGCAGGAAGATGGCGAAGCCTTCGGACAGCACGGCGGACGATTCGGCGCTCTCGTCCAGCTTGGCCGATTCGAGCGTGTTGAGCATCTTCATGCAGGCCGAAACGACGGTGTTGTACTGGATGCGCTTCAGGTCATAGTCGGCCTGCTGCAGCACCTTGTGCAGCTCGCGGCGCAGCGTCCTGGCCGCGTCGGCGGAAGCGGACGACGTCAGCGCGGCGCCCGCGGCGGCGATGCGTTCGCGCTGGGCATAGCCGAAGGCCCACACGCGGCGCAGGAAGCGGTTGGCGCCTTCCACGCCGCTGCCGGACCATTCCAGGGTCTGCTCGGGCGGCGAGGCGAACATGGTGAACAGGCGGGCCGTGTCGGCGCCGTACTGCTCGATCTGGGCCTGCGGGTCGATGCCGTTGTTCTTGGACTTGGACATCTTCTCCGTGCCGCCGATGTGCACCGGCTGGCCGTCGTCCTTCAAGACGGCGGAGACGGGGCGGCCGCGGTCGTCCGTGGTCAGCT encodes:
- the holA gene encoding DNA polymerase III subunit delta is translated as MQLRAEALDGHLAKPLSPLYVITSDEHLLALEAADRIRRAARVQGYTEREVLTVERSFKWGELLAANQALSLFGDKKLIELRIPTGKPGKDGGAALQSYVKDLGPDNLTLITLPKLDWQTAKAAWVGALQQAAVYIEIPNVERAQLPNWIALRLAAQEQSAERASLDFIADRVEGNLLAAHQEIQKLGLLHPPGKLSHEQVQDAVLNVARYDVFKLSEAMLAGDPARLVRMLEGLKGEGEALPLVLWAVSEELRTLLKLKAGMAQGRPLSALLKEHRIWGPRERMMEPALRRLSQGALEAALQQAAQVDKMVKGLRARAFAGDAWDAMLQLALKVAKGQT
- a CDS encoding LPS-assembly lipoprotein LptE — its product is MKTSLPARLLLCAALAGSVAGCGFHLRGSGGNYTLPFQAMYIGLPESSPLAIDLKRNIRVNGHTAVVSDPKYADGVVEVITDPEKTRSKSILSLNSNGRVREYLLSYNIVFRVKDKAGNELLAPTQIVLTRPITFNETQLLAKEQEEALLYKDMQTDLVQQMMRRMAAIKLAAAPTTAPAPAAAQQ